In Aegilops tauschii subsp. strangulata cultivar AL8/78 chromosome 3, Aet v6.0, whole genome shotgun sequence, one genomic interval encodes:
- the LOC120975658 gene encoding NAC domain-containing protein 75-like: MQLQEGLAGAAAGVKFDPMDQELTEHLEAKVSADSARSHPLIDLFIPTIDSKHDICYTHPEKLPGITLSGLSKHFFQRNSRAFKRGTWTRCKIQSECGMHAMWHKTGNTLPVMVNGRQPGNKNVLVLHTNKKFDHSRKKKNFNQQRTNWVIHQNHLGDLEQEKERELVLYKIFYQTNTRARIKKIIS; the protein is encoded by the exons ATGCAActccaagaaggattggccggtgctgccgctggcgtcaagttcgatcctaTGGATCAGGAGCTGaccgagcaccttgaggccaaagtgagtgctgacagcgcgagatctcaccctctcatcgatttgttcataccaaccatcgacagcaagcacgacatatgctacacccatcctgagaaacttccag gtatcacactgagtggcctaagcaagcatttcttccagcgcaattccagggcgttcaaaaggggcacgtggacgcgttgCAAGATACaatcggagtgcggcatgcacgcgatgtggcacaagaccggcaataccttgccggtgatggtcaatggCCGGCAGCCGGGCAACAAAAatgttctggtgctgcacaccaacaagaagtTCGACcattcccgcaaaaaaaagaacttcaaccagcagaggaccaactgggtgatacACCAGAACCACCTCGGGGACCtagagcaagagaaggagcgggagctggtcctctacaagattttctaccagacgaacactagggccaggattaaaaagattataagttag